The window TTCACCAGAAACGCATCTTTTTAAAAAATCTGAATTACTTTATAACTACCATAATGCCAAAAATGAAATTCAAGCTAAAAAATCAATTATTATTGTTGAAGGCTTTATGGATGTTATCGCGCTTTATAAAGCCGAGATTTTTAATGTTGTTGGTTTAATGGGCACAGCTTTAACTCAAAAACATATTCGTTTATTAAAAAAATATGAAGTAAATTTATTTTTAGATAATGATAATGCAGGTCAAGAAGCAACTTTTAAATCAATTGAAATTCTTTTTAAAGCTAATATTTCTAATGTGAAGATAATTATTAATCATTTATCTAAAGATCCTGATGAAATTTTACAAAACGAAGGAAAAGAAAAGCTTCTTGAAATTTTACAAAATAAAAAATCAGCAGTTGATTTTATCTATGACTTCCTTTTACGGAAATTTAATTTATTAGATCATATTGATTTCGATTTAGTTCAAAAAGCCGCAAATGAATTAATTAGAATTTTTAGTTACTCTTCTGATGAAATTCAAAATTATATTGCAGAGAAATTTTACAAAGAGACCAATTATAAGCTTCTTTTTGTAAATAAACAAATACAAGATGAACTAGTTCCAAATGAAATTCCTGATTATGTTTTAAACGAGGCTCCTAGTCATTTTGATCAATACTACTTTAAGACTGAACTTGATCAAAAGTATGCTAAAAAAGTAAGTAAAAGCATCATAGCTAGTGTCGCAGAAAAGCTTCATAAACCTCTTAATTTCACTCTTTTAATATACCTTATCAAATTCCCAAGAATTTATGAATCATTGATTGAAAATGAAAGCAAAGATGCAATTTATGCTCTTTTAGCTGACGATTTAGATATTTTTTTAAACATAGAAGAATATTACGAAAATATAAATAGTCAAACCCCATCTTTGAGAGAAGCAATTATTTCTAAAATCAAAGAATCAATTTTTCAAGCCATACCTAAACAAGAACTTGATAAAATACTTAAAGGCGCTCCGCTAGATCAGGTAGAGGAACAAGCTTTTGATGAATTTTTTAATAATATAAATATTTCAGATAATCAAATTACTTTTTATTTAAGACCTTATGTTGATTATTGTTTAAAACAAAGAGAAAAACAAACTAATTTAGTCTTGCACGAAGTACTTGAAAAAAGAAAACAATTAACGTTACTGCAAAGCCTTAAAAATAAAAAAATAAGAATTAAAGCGAATAAAAAACGAAATGAAGGAGAATAATATGCATGCATTCGAATCTATCATAAATTTCTTAAAAAAAGAATTAGAGAAAAAGAAAAAGGACTTTTTTACACAAGAAGAAGTTTTTAAAATTTTAGATAAAAAAGGTCTTTCAGTTGACGAAGACAATATTGACGAATTTATAGTTGCATTAATGGACGCTGATATTATTCTTGATAGTGTTGACTATGGAGATGATGATTTCATAAGTGAAGAAGAATTAGAAAACGAAGTAAAGAAAAATAGTTCTAAAAAATCTTCTAAAAACAGTAAAGAAAGTAAAGCTCAAGAAAAAGACGAAGAAGAGCTTGATGATGAAGAATATTTAGATGAAATTGAAAATTTACCTGATTTTCAAGATGATGACGATGACTTTGTTGATGAAGATGGTATTGAAGATGATTTTAATGAAGAAGACTACTTGGCACCCGATCCTGACAACGAAGATGATGAAGATAGTGATGAAGACAACGAAGATGACGAGGATAAATTAGAAGATAGCTTTTTTGACGAAGATGAACTAGATTTAGATCTAGATAATTTATCTCTTG is drawn from Mycoplasmopsis glycophila and contains these coding sequences:
- the dnaG gene encoding DNA primase encodes the protein MSNFIPKEFINSIQKQSNIVDVISEFLSLQKRGNNYIGLCPFHQDNTPSFTVNEAKQIYKCFACNESGNVVTFLTKMKGYSFIEAIEFLAQKLNIDFDFESYKKSNISKYNEQDLEIIETLSLANNFFKTKVLTSKSAKDYLNKRKLDDISIRNQFDIGYAKNNSLITYFEKSNISEKQLIEAGLLNSDLRQLFWDRITFGIRNEYGDIVGFSARALNNSQAKYINSPETHLFKKSELLYNYHNAKNEIQAKKSIIIVEGFMDVIALYKAEIFNVVGLMGTALTQKHIRLLKKYEVNLFLDNDNAGQEATFKSIEILFKANISNVKIIINHLSKDPDEILQNEGKEKLLEILQNKKSAVDFIYDFLLRKFNLLDHIDFDLVQKAANELIRIFSYSSDEIQNYIAEKFYKETNYKLLFVNKQIQDELVPNEIPDYVLNEAPSHFDQYYFKTELDQKYAKKVSKSIIASVAEKLHKPLNFTLLIYLIKFPRIYESLIENESKDAIYALLADDLDIFLNIEEYYENINSQTPSLREAIISKIKESIFQAIPKQELDKILKGAPLDQVEEQAFDEFFNNINISDNQITFYLRPYVDYCLKQREKQTNLVLHEVLEKRKQLTLLQSLKNKKIRIKANKKRNEGE